The Strigops habroptila isolate Jane chromosome 8, bStrHab1.2.pri, whole genome shotgun sequence genome includes a window with the following:
- the STXBP3 gene encoding syntaxin-binding protein 3 isoform X3: MLYGNVCPDNLFNKIKSSCAKSIRRCKEINISFFPYESQVFTLNVPDAFYRCYSPTLERTKDKDAVMQVMAEQIVTLCATLDENPGVRYKSGPSDKACKLAQLVEKNLENYYKTDERSQIKAKTHSQLIIIDRGFDPVSTVLHELTFQAMAYDLLPIENDTYKYKTEGKEREAILEEDDELWVKIRHKHIADVIEEIPKLFKEVSSKRKAAEGKVSISALAQLMKKMPLYRKEISRQVIHLNLAEDCMSKFKSNIERLCKTEQDLALGTDVEGQKVKDSMRVLLPVLLNKSHESYDKIRAILLYIFSTNGTTQENLDKLIQNVQIESDSDMIRNWKYLDVPVISSSAAQQHKYPRRDRSSEETYQLSRWTPVIKDVMEDAIENKLDSKDWPYCSQCPPTWNGSGAVSARQKPKGSYKDERKSSARLIIFVIGGITYSEMRSAYEVSQAYKSCEVVIGSTHILTPKRLLDEVKSLSKPKDMVCIKDE, translated from the exons ATGCTGTATGGCAATG TTTGTCCTGACAAccttttcaataaaattaaGTCGTCTTGTGCAAAGTCAATAAGGAGATGCAAGGAGATCaacatttccttcttcccatATGAGTCTCAG GTATTTACTCTCAATGTCCCAGATGCATTCTACCGCTGTTATAGTCCAACTCTGGAAAGGACAAAGGATAAAGATGCTGTAATGCAAGTAATGGCTGAACAAATCGTTACTTTATGTGCCACGCTAGATGAGAACCCAGGAGTACGATATAAAAG tggacCATCTGATAAAGCCTGCAAACTTGCACAGCTGgttgaaaaaaatcttgagaACTACTACAAAACTGATGAGAGAAGCCAAATAAAG GCTAAAACCCATTCCCAACTAATAATAATTGATCGTGGCTTTGACCCAGTGTCAACTGTCCTTCATGAACTCACCTTCCAGGCAATGGCTTATGATCTGCTACCAATTGAAAATGATACTTACAA ATAcaaaacagaagggaaggaaCGGGAGGCAATTCTGGAGGAAGATGATGAGCTCTGGGTGAAGATTCGGCACAAGCATATTGCGGATGTGATAGA GGAAATAccaaaactttttaaagaagtttcatcaaaaagaaaagcagcagaaggaaaa GTATCAATATCTGCTCTGGCCCAGTTGATGAAAAAGATGCCACTTTATCGTAAAGAGATTAGTAGG CAAGTTATTCATCTTAACTTAGCAGAAGATTGCATGAGCAAGTTCAAATCCAACATAGAAAGGCTGTGTAAAACTGAACAG GACTTGGCTCTTGGAACTGATGTAGAAGGTCAAAAAGTGAAAGACTCAATGAGAGTCCTCCTTCCAGTTCTGCTCAACAAAAGTCATGAGAGCTATGACAAAATTAGAGCTATTCTTCTGTACATCTTTAGCACTAATG GAACTACCCAGGAGAACTTGGACAAGCTGATCCAGAATGTTCAAATAGAAAGTGATAGTGATATGATAAGAAATTGGAAATACCTTGACGTTCCTGTTATCTCCTCA tctgctgctcagcagcataAATACCCAAGGAGGGACCGTTCTTCAGAAGAAACTTACCAGCTTTCTAGGTGGACGCCTGTCATTAAAGATGTCATGGAG GATGCTATAGAAAACAAACTAGATTCAAAAGACTGGCCTTATTGTTCCCAGTGTCCTCCTACCTGGAATGGTTCAGGAGCAGTGAG TGCACGCCAGAAACCTAAGGGTAGTTACAAAGATGAGCGGAAGAGTAGTGCAAGACTGATTATATTTGTGATTGGAGGAATCACATATTCTGAGATGCGCAGTGCTTATGAAGTTTCTCAAGCCTACAAGTCCTGCGAAGTTGTTATTG GTTCTACTCACATTTTGACACCTAAAAGACTACTGGATGAAGTCAAGAGCCTTAGTAAACCCAAGGATATGGTCTGCATTAAGGATGAATAG
- the STXBP3 gene encoding syntaxin-binding protein 3 isoform X2 produces the protein MLLDDYTTKLLSLCCKMTDLLAEGITVVENVYKNREPVPHMKAIYFITPTKKSVDGLIDDFITKSSSRYKAAYVYFTDFCPDNLFNKIKSSCAKSIRRCKEINISFFPYESQVFTLNVPDAFYRCYSPTLERTKDKDAVMQVMAEQIVTLCATLDENPGVRYKSGPSDKACKLAQLVEKNLENYYKTDERSQIKAKTHSQLIIIDRGFDPVSTVLHELTFQAMAYDLLPIENDTYKYKTEGKEREAILEEDDELWVKIRHKHIADVIEEIPKLFKEVSSKRKAAEGKVSISALAQLMKKMPLYRKEISRQVIHLNLAEDCMSKFKSNIERLCKTEQDLALGTDVEGQKVKDSMRVLLPVLLNKSHESYDKIRAILLYIFSTNGTTQENLDKLIQNVQIESDSDMIRNWKYLDVPVISSSAAQQHKYPRRDRSSEETYQLSRWTPVIKDVMEDAIENKLDSKDWPYCSQCPPTWNGSGAVSARQKPKGSYKDERKSSARLIIFVIGGITYSEMRSAYEVSQAYKSCEVVIGSTHILTPKRLLDEVKSLSKPKDMVCIKDE, from the exons TCTGTAGATGGACTTATTGATGACTTTATCACTAAATCATCCAGCAGATACAAAGCAGCATATGTGTATTTTACTGACT TTTGTCCTGACAAccttttcaataaaattaaGTCGTCTTGTGCAAAGTCAATAAGGAGATGCAAGGAGATCaacatttccttcttcccatATGAGTCTCAG GTATTTACTCTCAATGTCCCAGATGCATTCTACCGCTGTTATAGTCCAACTCTGGAAAGGACAAAGGATAAAGATGCTGTAATGCAAGTAATGGCTGAACAAATCGTTACTTTATGTGCCACGCTAGATGAGAACCCAGGAGTACGATATAAAAG tggacCATCTGATAAAGCCTGCAAACTTGCACAGCTGgttgaaaaaaatcttgagaACTACTACAAAACTGATGAGAGAAGCCAAATAAAG GCTAAAACCCATTCCCAACTAATAATAATTGATCGTGGCTTTGACCCAGTGTCAACTGTCCTTCATGAACTCACCTTCCAGGCAATGGCTTATGATCTGCTACCAATTGAAAATGATACTTACAA ATAcaaaacagaagggaaggaaCGGGAGGCAATTCTGGAGGAAGATGATGAGCTCTGGGTGAAGATTCGGCACAAGCATATTGCGGATGTGATAGA GGAAATAccaaaactttttaaagaagtttcatcaaaaagaaaagcagcagaaggaaaa GTATCAATATCTGCTCTGGCCCAGTTGATGAAAAAGATGCCACTTTATCGTAAAGAGATTAGTAGG CAAGTTATTCATCTTAACTTAGCAGAAGATTGCATGAGCAAGTTCAAATCCAACATAGAAAGGCTGTGTAAAACTGAACAG GACTTGGCTCTTGGAACTGATGTAGAAGGTCAAAAAGTGAAAGACTCAATGAGAGTCCTCCTTCCAGTTCTGCTCAACAAAAGTCATGAGAGCTATGACAAAATTAGAGCTATTCTTCTGTACATCTTTAGCACTAATG GAACTACCCAGGAGAACTTGGACAAGCTGATCCAGAATGTTCAAATAGAAAGTGATAGTGATATGATAAGAAATTGGAAATACCTTGACGTTCCTGTTATCTCCTCA tctgctgctcagcagcataAATACCCAAGGAGGGACCGTTCTTCAGAAGAAACTTACCAGCTTTCTAGGTGGACGCCTGTCATTAAAGATGTCATGGAG GATGCTATAGAAAACAAACTAGATTCAAAAGACTGGCCTTATTGTTCCCAGTGTCCTCCTACCTGGAATGGTTCAGGAGCAGTGAG TGCACGCCAGAAACCTAAGGGTAGTTACAAAGATGAGCGGAAGAGTAGTGCAAGACTGATTATATTTGTGATTGGAGGAATCACATATTCTGAGATGCGCAGTGCTTATGAAGTTTCTCAAGCCTACAAGTCCTGCGAAGTTGTTATTG GTTCTACTCACATTTTGACACCTAAAAGACTACTGGATGAAGTCAAGAGCCTTAGTAAACCCAAGGATATGGTCTGCATTAAGGATGAATAG